One window of Mauremys reevesii isolate NIE-2019 linkage group 4, ASM1616193v1, whole genome shotgun sequence genomic DNA carries:
- the LOC120404075 gene encoding integrin alpha-D-like yields the protein MDGCLTPAVLAPSRGFSVDVEGPITFQEAAAGFGQSVVQFGNASTGRLIVGAPLQTGDVNETGKVYKCDPGSGQCQEIPIQSRGPLCCGVQWVRASGLGVRTPGFYLQDCEI from the exons ATGGATGGGTGTTTAACCCCTGCAGTGCTGGCACCGAGCCGTGGATTCAGTGTGGATGTGGAGGGACCCATCACCTTCCAGGAGGCTGCTGCGGGATTCGGGCAGAGCGTGGTGCAGTTCGGGAATGCCAGCACTGGGAG GCTGATCGTCGGGGCCCCACTGCAGACGGGAGATGTGAATGAAACTGGCAAAGTCTACAAGTGTGACCCGGGCTCTGGACAATGCCAGGAGATCCCCATCCAGAGTAGGGGCCCCCTGTGCTGTGGGGTGCAGTGGGTTAGAGCAAgtggtctgggagtcaggactcctgggttctatctccaggaCTGTGAGATCTAG